Proteins from a single region of Undibacterium sp. KW1:
- a CDS encoding PP0621 family protein — translation MRLLFWLGLVMLVILALKKKIQPPAAGSGNPEQPLEPGNAGSQHAGSAETMVCCAHCQIYLPASEAVQRAGQVYCSQEHADLA, via the coding sequence ATGAGGTTACTGTTCTGGCTGGGGCTGGTGATGCTGGTGATTCTGGCCCTGAAGAAAAAAATACAGCCCCCTGCTGCCGGATCTGGCAATCCTGAACAACCGCTGGAGCCAGGAAATGCCGGTTCACAGCATGCCGGATCGGCTGAGACCATGGTTTGCTGCGCCCATTGCCAGATTTATTTACCCGCATCAGAAGCCGTGCAGCGCGCCGGACAGGTTTACTGCAGCCAAGAACATGCTGATCTTGCATGA